The Kitasatospora sp. NBC_00374 genome has a segment encoding these proteins:
- a CDS encoding ABC transporter ATP-binding protein, with the protein MAVIAIDKVSRWFGNVVAVNDISMRIGPGVTGLLGPNGAGKSTLIHMMSGFLGPSAGEVTLDGAPIWRNQQVYRQIGLVPERESMYDYLTGWEFVLANAELHGLPDPGEAARRALALVEMEYAQDRRTGTYSKGMKQRVKMASALVHDPAVLLLDEPFNGMDPRQRLQLMELLRRFGADGRTVLFSSHILEEVEQLARHIEVVVAGRHAASGDFRKIRRLMTDRPHRYLVRSSDDRRLAAALIADGSTAGIELDQQEKALRIQAVNFQGFTTLLPRVAQEAGIRLYTVSPADESLESVFSYLVSS; encoded by the coding sequence ATGGCTGTCATCGCGATCGACAAGGTCTCCCGCTGGTTCGGCAACGTGGTCGCCGTCAACGACATCAGCATGCGGATCGGCCCCGGCGTCACCGGCCTGCTCGGGCCGAACGGCGCCGGGAAGTCCACCCTCATCCACATGATGAGCGGCTTCCTCGGCCCCTCCGCCGGCGAGGTCACCCTGGACGGCGCACCGATCTGGCGCAACCAGCAGGTCTACCGGCAGATCGGCCTGGTCCCCGAGCGCGAGTCGATGTACGACTACCTGACCGGCTGGGAGTTCGTCCTCGCCAACGCCGAACTGCACGGCCTGCCCGACCCCGGTGAGGCCGCCCGCCGCGCCCTCGCCCTGGTCGAGATGGAGTACGCCCAGGACCGCAGGACCGGCACCTACTCCAAGGGCATGAAGCAGCGCGTCAAGATGGCCTCCGCCCTGGTCCACGACCCGGCCGTGCTGCTGCTCGACGAACCCTTCAACGGCATGGACCCGCGCCAGCGGCTCCAGCTGATGGAGCTGCTGCGCCGGTTCGGCGCGGACGGCCGCACGGTGCTGTTCTCCTCGCACATCCTGGAGGAGGTCGAGCAGCTCGCCCGCCACATCGAGGTCGTGGTGGCCGGCCGCCACGCCGCCTCCGGCGACTTCCGCAAGATCCGCCGCCTGATGACGGACCGCCCGCACCGCTACCTGGTCCGCTCCAGCGACGACCGCAGGCTGGCCGCGGCCCTGATCGCCGACGGTTCCACCGCCGGCATCGAGCTCGACCAGCAGGAGAAGGCCCTGCGCATCCAGGCGGTCAACTTCCAGGGCTTCACCACCCTGCTGCCCAGGGTCGCCCAGGAAGCCGGCATCCGGCTGTACACCGTCTCCCCGGCGGACGAGTCGCTGGAGAGCGTCTTCTCCTACCTCGTCTCGTCCTGA
- a CDS encoding ABC transporter permease, producing the protein MVNPTVARLTVRGLLGRRRGVLLLVVPAVLLVISLFARGADQDKHDLTVSILGQLSLGTLVPILGLVIGTGVISTEIDDGSIVYLLSKPIPRWQIITTKLAVAIATTWAFAAVPTLLAGLIIYGPQEGMAVGYAVGALASGAAYSALFLLLGVVTRHAVVAGLAYALVWESLIGNYVEGARTLSVQQWGLAVAESVATDGAISSEVALGTAVPLLLGVAVAATVLASVKLAGLTLASEE; encoded by the coding sequence ATCGTGAACCCGACCGTCGCCAGGCTGACCGTGCGCGGCCTGCTCGGCCGCCGCCGCGGCGTCCTGCTGCTGGTGGTCCCCGCCGTGCTGCTGGTGATCTCCCTGTTCGCCCGCGGAGCCGACCAGGACAAGCACGACCTCACCGTCAGCATCCTCGGCCAGCTCTCGCTCGGCACCCTGGTGCCGATCCTCGGCCTGGTGATCGGGACGGGCGTGATCTCGACCGAGATCGACGACGGCTCGATCGTCTACCTGCTCTCCAAGCCGATTCCCCGGTGGCAGATCATCACCACCAAGCTGGCCGTGGCGATCGCCACGACCTGGGCCTTCGCCGCCGTCCCCACCCTGCTCGCCGGCCTGATCATCTACGGGCCCCAGGAGGGCATGGCGGTCGGCTACGCGGTCGGTGCGCTGGCCTCCGGCGCCGCCTACAGCGCGCTCTTCCTGCTGCTCGGCGTCGTCACCCGGCACGCCGTCGTGGCCGGCCTCGCCTACGCGCTGGTCTGGGAGAGCCTGATCGGCAACTACGTCGAGGGCGCCCGCACCCTGAGCGTCCAGCAGTGGGGCCTCGCGGTCGCTGAGTCGGTCGCCACGGACGGCGCGATCAGCTCCGAGGTCGCCCTCGGCACCGCCGTCCCGCTGCTGCTCGGCGTCGCCGTGGCCGCCACGGTGCTCGCATCGGTCAAGCTGGCCGGTCTGACCCTCGCCTCGGAGGAGTGA
- a CDS encoding CynX/NimT family MFS transporter — protein MSVTRAQQPVAIPTVRTRTRLAHPALFLAGIVLVALNMRACLAAVAPVLGEIQRTFHLSPTASGLITTVPALFQGVGAPLTPRLTRRFGTERVVLGAVLTLGAGVLVRVLPSALALYLGCVVIGVAIAVLNVSMPGLVKREFPDRAAAATGLYSTATLVGATLAAASSVPLEKALGGGWQASLGAWSLLAVVAALAWLPQVLRSRQAAGAARTGGTGGPAAPAGRPIEGIWRSSLAWQISGFMGVSSLLVYVLVAWLPTILADHGMDRGEAGLVFAFSNLLQVAGAFLVPLLAGRMTRQSGLAVAMAAMNAAGIALLLLAPVSGAWAAAAVLGVAQGGSFGLALAFIVLRTNTPAGAARLGGMSQAVGYLVAASGPVGAGALHQLTGGWTVPLVLMLGLAAAAAVAGWGAGRNRTL, from the coding sequence ATGTCGGTCACCCGCGCCCAGCAGCCGGTTGCCATTCCCACGGTCCGTACCCGCACCAGGCTCGCGCACCCCGCGCTGTTCCTGGCCGGCATCGTGCTGGTCGCGCTGAACATGCGGGCCTGCCTGGCGGCGGTCGCCCCGGTCCTGGGGGAGATCCAGCGGACCTTCCACCTGTCCCCGACGGCCAGCGGGCTGATCACCACCGTGCCGGCGCTGTTCCAGGGTGTGGGCGCACCGCTGACACCTCGGCTGACCAGGCGGTTCGGCACCGAGCGGGTGGTGCTGGGAGCGGTGCTCACGCTGGGCGCCGGTGTGCTGGTGCGGGTGCTGCCCTCGGCGCTCGCGCTGTACCTCGGGTGCGTGGTGATCGGGGTGGCGATCGCCGTCCTGAACGTCTCGATGCCGGGCCTGGTGAAGCGCGAGTTCCCGGACCGCGCCGCCGCCGCCACCGGCCTGTACTCGACGGCGACGCTGGTGGGCGCCACCCTGGCGGCCGCCTCCTCGGTGCCGCTGGAGAAGGCGCTCGGCGGCGGCTGGCAGGCCTCGCTCGGGGCCTGGTCGCTGCTCGCGGTGGTGGCCGCCCTGGCGTGGCTGCCGCAGGTGCTGAGGTCCCGGCAGGCGGCCGGCGCCGCGCGGACCGGTGGCACGGGCGGCCCGGCCGCACCGGCCGGCCGGCCGATCGAGGGGATCTGGCGCTCGTCGCTGGCCTGGCAGATCAGCGGCTTCATGGGTGTCTCGTCGCTGCTGGTCTACGTCCTGGTGGCGTGGCTGCCGACGATCCTGGCCGACCACGGCATGGACCGCGGTGAGGCCGGCCTGGTCTTCGCGTTCAGCAACCTGCTCCAGGTGGCCGGTGCGTTCCTGGTGCCGCTGCTGGCCGGCCGGATGACCCGGCAGAGCGGGCTGGCCGTGGCGATGGCCGCGATGAACGCGGCCGGCATCGCGTTGCTGCTGCTCGCGCCGGTCTCCGGGGCCTGGGCCGCCGCCGCGGTGCTCGGCGTCGCGCAGGGCGGTTCGTTCGGCCTGGCGCTGGCGTTCATCGTGCTGCGCACGAACACCCCGGCGGGCGCCGCCCGGCTGGGCGGGATGAGCCAGGCCGTCGGGTACCTGGTGGCGGCGTCCGGGCCGGTCGGTGCGGGTGCGCTGCACCAGCTGACGGGCGGTTGGACCGTCCCCCTGGTGCTGATGCTGGGTCTGGCCGCGGCGGCGGCCGTGGCGGGCTGGGGAGCCGGGCGCAACCGCACGCTGTGA
- a CDS encoding FadR/GntR family transcriptional regulator: protein MTGANDGLQAAGRRSLVDVTIEQLREQLATGTWPVGSKIPSEHELAERLQVGRNTVREAIRVLAHAGMLVSRQGEGTFVRSTSDPAAVLRGVQRSGVRDVLEVRAALEAEAARLAAVRHTPEDIARMRAALAREAEVLAAHPERAGREATVEHDLEFHTAVVDAAHNPALGEIYRYFGASVRESMRTAFGDHEMPEVVIATHAALVDAIESGDPDRAETACRELLAEPTAAVEQLLAAIAARK from the coding sequence GTGACCGGTGCCAACGACGGACTGCAGGCCGCCGGCCGACGCTCCCTGGTCGACGTCACGATCGAGCAGCTCCGCGAGCAGCTCGCCACGGGGACCTGGCCGGTCGGCTCGAAGATCCCCAGCGAACACGAGCTGGCCGAGCGCCTGCAGGTCGGGCGCAACACCGTCCGCGAGGCGATCCGGGTGCTCGCGCACGCCGGGATGCTGGTCTCCCGGCAGGGCGAGGGCACCTTCGTACGGAGCACCAGCGACCCGGCCGCCGTGCTGCGCGGTGTGCAGCGCTCGGGCGTGCGGGACGTGCTGGAGGTCCGGGCCGCGCTGGAGGCCGAGGCGGCCAGGCTGGCCGCCGTGCGGCACACCCCCGAGGACATCGCCCGGATGCGGGCCGCGCTGGCCCGCGAGGCCGAGGTGCTCGCCGCCCATCCCGAGCGGGCCGGCCGCGAGGCGACGGTCGAGCACGACCTGGAGTTCCACACCGCCGTGGTCGACGCCGCGCACAACCCGGCGCTCGGCGAGATCTACCGGTACTTCGGCGCCTCGGTGCGGGAGTCCATGCGGACGGCGTTCGGCGACCACGAGATGCCCGAGGTGGTCATCGCCACCCACGCGGCGCTGGTCGACGCGATCGAGAGCGGCGACCCGGACCGGGCCGAGACCGCCTGTCGCGAGCTGCTCGCGGAGCCGACGGCCGCCGTGGAGCAGCTGCTCGCCGCCATCGCGGCCCGGAAGTGA
- a CDS encoding sporulation protein has protein sequence MVFKKLLGALGVGGPTVDTVLSTPVVQPGGLIQGQVNLVGGTQDAEITGITLTLVARVEIEHEEGESTGLSPFARFAVSAPFRLAVGEQRSVPFSVTAPHETPITGFAGWQLPGMAVGVRTEVEISGARDKGDADPLGVAPLPVQQRVLDAFTALGFRLRSADLEAGHIRGSAQRLPFYQEIEFAAAPQYAHLCHAVELTFVASESGTEVVLEFDKRAGDVIHQHRLEHTAAEQDLTSVVDGWLQQVASGYGHGGHGHGGHGGHGGHGGFGAAAAGAAAGLVGGLVLGEVADEVFEDFFEG, from the coding sequence ATGGTGTTCAAGAAGCTGCTCGGTGCGCTCGGGGTCGGCGGCCCCACCGTCGACACCGTCCTGTCCACGCCGGTCGTCCAGCCCGGCGGGCTGATCCAGGGCCAGGTGAACCTGGTCGGCGGCACCCAGGACGCGGAGATCACCGGGATCACGCTGACCCTGGTCGCCCGGGTCGAGATCGAGCACGAGGAGGGGGAGAGCACGGGCCTGTCCCCGTTCGCCCGCTTCGCGGTCAGCGCGCCGTTCCGGCTGGCGGTGGGCGAGCAGCGCTCCGTCCCGTTCAGCGTCACGGCGCCGCACGAGACCCCGATCACCGGCTTCGCCGGCTGGCAGCTGCCGGGCATGGCGGTCGGGGTGCGGACCGAGGTCGAGATCAGCGGCGCCCGGGACAAGGGCGACGCCGACCCGCTCGGGGTGGCCCCGCTGCCGGTGCAGCAGCGCGTCCTGGACGCGTTCACCGCGCTCGGGTTCCGGCTGCGCAGCGCGGACCTGGAGGCCGGGCACATCCGGGGCAGCGCGCAGCGGCTGCCGTTCTACCAGGAGATCGAGTTCGCGGCGGCGCCGCAGTACGCGCACCTGTGCCACGCGGTCGAGCTGACCTTCGTCGCCTCCGAGTCCGGGACGGAGGTGGTGCTGGAGTTCGACAAGCGCGCGGGGGACGTGATCCACCAGCACCGCCTGGAGCACACCGCGGCGGAGCAGGACCTGACCTCCGTGGTGGACGGCTGGCTCCAGCAGGTGGCCTCCGGCTACGGGCACGGCGGCCACGGACACGGCGGTCATGGCGGTCATGGTGGTCACGGCGGCTTCGGTGCGGCGGCGGCCGGCGCGGCCGCGGGGCTGGTCGGAGGCCTGGTGCTGGGCGAGGTCGCGGACGAGGTCTTCGAGGACTTCTTCGAGGGCTGA